In Arachis hypogaea cultivar Tifrunner chromosome 2, arahy.Tifrunner.gnm2.J5K5, whole genome shotgun sequence, a genomic segment contains:
- the LOC112759051 gene encoding uncharacterized protein, whose amino-acid sequence MESNNELGSGMFSVIGSSFLGLDHNNNNNNNNNNNNNPSQQQQNLQHRNQPKMVQFGSSSSSSHHQQINYDNNNNSSKNKHQQGSLSDEDEQGFNNIDVDESNSNKMKNISSSISPWQRMKWTSTMVRLLIMAVYYIGDEVGGGGGSSGGGSSETSTDPNGKKKMMMNKQGGGLILQNKKGKWKSVSRAMMEKGFYVSPQQCEDKFNDLNKRYKRVNDVLGRVTACKVVENQKLLETMDHLSPKAKEEVRKLLNSKHLFFREMCAYHNSFGHGGDNASQSQLQHEQGEKEKEERCFHSSSKLKIGCEEEDHNDDSGDDDDDDDSENYFDEDEDELGEGGSKGHHDHHHDHNKRQKKSSSCELMKELSNEVNGVLEDKGKSVLEKKQWLRSKIVKLEEKQIRHEGQGFEIEKERMKWRKYSSKKEREMERAKFENQRRRLEIERMILIIHQKELELQHQQHQ is encoded by the exons ATGGAATCCAACAATGAACTAGGTAGTGGCATGTTCTCTGTCATAGGTTCTAGTTTCTTAGGATtagatcataataataataataataataataataataataataataacccttcacaacaacaacaaaatcttCAACATAGAAACCAACCCAAAATGGTTCAgtttggttcttcttcttcttcttctcatcaccaACAAATCaattatgataataataataattcatccAAGAACAAACACCAACAAGGTTCTCTAAGTGATGAAGATGAACAAGGATTCAATAATATAGATGTTGATGAGAGTAATAGTAACAAGATGAAGAACATTAGTAGTAGTATCTCACCATGGCAGAGAATGAAATGGACTAGTACCATGGTTAGGCTCTTGATAATGGCTGTTTACTACATTGGTGATGAAGTTGGCGGCGGCGGCGGCAGTAGTGGTGGTGGTTCATCAGAA ACAAGTACTGATCCAAATGGgaagaaaaagatgatgatgaacaAGCAAGGAGGGGGGTTGATTCTTCAGAACAAGAAAGGGAAGTGGAAATCAGTGTCAAGAGCAATGATGGAGAAAGGTTTCTATGTTTCACCTCAACAATGTGAGGACAAGTTCAATGATCTGAACAAGAGGTACAAGAGGGTCAATGATGTTCTTGGAAGAGTAACAGCTTGCAAGGTTGTTGAGAATCAAAAGTTGTTGGAAACAATGGATCACTTGTCACCAAAGGCCAAAGAAGAAGTGAGAAAGTTGCTGAATTCAAAGCACCTTTTCTTTAGAGAAATGTGTGCTTATCATAATAGTTTTGGCCATGGTGGTGATAATGCATCTCAATCTCAATTACAACATGAAcaaggagagaaagaaaaggaagaaagatgctttcattcttcttctaagTTGAAAATAGGGTGTGAAGAAGAGGATCATAATGATGATAGTGGTGACGACGACGATGACGACGATTCTGAGAACTAttttgatgaggatgaagatgaattAGGAGAAGGTGGTTCAAAGggtcatcatgatcatcatcatgatcataatAAGAGGCAAAAGAAATCATCATCATGTGAATTGATGAAAGAATTGAGCAATGAGGTGAATGGTGTTTTGGAAGATAAGGGAAAGAGTGTTTTGGAGAAGAAGCAATGGTTAAGGAGTAAGATAGTGAAGTTAGAGGAGAAGCAAATAAGGCATGAGGGACAAGGGTttgagattgagaaagaaagaatgaaatggagaAAGTATAGTAGCAAGAAGGAGagggagatggagagagcaaAGTTTGAGAATCAAAGGAGAAGGTTAGAGATTGAGAGAATGATTTTGATCATTCACCAAAAGGAACTTGAATTGCAACATCAACAGCATCAATAG
- the LOC112759065 gene encoding putative homeobox-leucine zipper protein ATHB-51 isoform X2, with protein MDWNNNGSTRSFVPRPDSSFSFLYNYTYTNPYPEMKQGGSSAMVEGPSSSATLSMEKMNNNNNNLMMEKKKRLTNEQLESLERSFQKEIKLDPDRKMKLSKELGLQPRQIAVWFQNRRARWKAKQLEHLYDSLKQEFDLISKEKQKLQQEVMKLKGILRDHQGCRTTQISNYTEISGGGGGGGDETTVESTSEALRCSNTNKSSSISRATASIVHNHNNNNNNNGNCSFTVEDYNTTVPPTVLPYWPAVPYYP; from the exons ATGGATTGGAATAATAATGGCAGCACTAGATCCTTTGTTCCTCGACCTGATTCTTCTTTCAGCTTCCTCTACAACTATACCTACACCAACCCTTACCCag AAATGAAACAAGGAGGATCATCAGCAATGGTGGAGGGTCCATCATCATCAGCAACATTATCAATGGAGAAaatgaacaacaacaacaacaacttaatgatggagaagaaaaagaggctAACAAATGAACAGCTGGAGTCACTAGAAAGAAGCTTCCAGAAGGAAATAAAGTTGGATCCTGATCGGAAGATGAAGCTATCAAAGGAATTAGGGCTTCAACCTCGCCAAATTGCTGTGTGGTTCCAAAATAGACGTGCAAGGTGGAAGGCTAAGCAACTTGAGCATTTGTATGATTCTCTCAAACAAGAGTTTGATCTCATTTCCAAGGAGAAACAAAAGCTTCAACAAGAG GTAATGAAATTGAAGGGAATACTGAGAGATCATCAAGGTTGTAGAACTACTCAGATATCAAATTACACTGAAATCTCTggcggaggtggtggtggtggtgatgagaCTACTGTAGAAAGCACTTCTGAGGCCCTACGCTGTTCCAACACCAACAAATCATCATCAATTTCAAGAGCTACTGCTTCCATTGttcataatcataataataataataataataatggaaattGCTCTTTCACTGTTGAAGACTACAACACTACAGTTCCACCAACAGTTCTTCCCTATTGGCCTGCTGTTCCTTATTACccttaa
- the LOC112759042 gene encoding pyruvate kinase 1, cytosolic, whose translation MPSSHLLLEEPIRMASILEPSKPSFFPAMTKIVGTLGPKSRSVDSISGCLKAGMSVARFDFSWGDPAYHQETLENLKAAIKTTKKLCAVMLDTVGAEMQVVNKSETTVSLQADGQVVLTPDRGQDATSELLPINFDGLAKSVKKGDTIFIGQYLFTGSETTSVWLEVSEVRGQDVVCTIKNTATLAGSLFTLHGSQIHIDLPTLTEKDKEVISTWGVKNKIDFLSLSYTRHAEDVRQAREFLSKLGDLSQTQIFAKIENVEGLTHFDEILREADGIILSRGNLGIDLPPEKVFLFQKSALYKCNMAGKPAVLTRVVDSMTDNLRPTRAEATDVANAVLDGSDAILLGAETLRGLYPIETISTVGRICSEAEKVFNQDLYFKKTVKYVGEPMTHLESIASSAVRAAIKVKASVIICFTSSGRAARLIAKYRPTMPVLSVVIPRLKTNQLKWSFSGAFEARQSLIVRGLFPMLADPRHPAESTSATNESILKVALDHGKAMGIIKSHDRVVVCQKLGDASVVKIIELED comes from the exons ATGCCGTCCAGTCACCTCCTTCTAGAAGAACCTATTCGGATGGCTTCCATCCTCGAGCCATCCAAGCCT agcTTCTTCCCTGCAATGACGAAGATCGTCGGAACCTTGGGACCTAAATCCCGATCCGTTGATTCCATCTCTGGTTGCCTCAAAGCTGGCATGTCTG TGGCTAGATTTGATTTTTCATGGGGTGACCCTGCGTACCACCAAGAGACTCTAGAGAATCTCAAGGCTGCTATCAAGACCACTAAGAAACTCTGTGCT GTTATGCTGGACACAGTGGGTGCGGAGATGCAGGTCGTTAACAAGAGCGAAACAACTGTCTCGCTTCAGGCGGATGGGCAGGTTGTTCTAACTCCTGACCGGGGACAAGATGCCACTTCAGAGTTATTGCCCATCAATTTCGATGGACTGGCCAAG TCTGTGAAGAAGGGTGATACTATTTTCATTGGTCAATACTTGTTCACTGGAAGTGAAACTACTTCTGTGTGGCTAGAG GTATCTGAAGTCCGTGGGCAAGATGTTGTTTGTACCATAAAGAATACAGCAACACTGGCTGGCTCATTGTTCACTTTACATGGTTCTCAAATTCATATTGATTTGCCTACCCTCACTGAGAAAGACAAGGAG GTTATTAGCACCTGGGGAGTCAAAAACAAAATTGATTTTCTGTCACTTTCATATACTCGTCATGCCGAAGATGTTCGCCAG GCCCGTGAATTCCTTTCCAAATTGGGTGATCTCAGCCAGACCCAAATTTTTGCTAAGATTGAAAATGTTGAG GGCCTGACCCATTTTGATGAGATTCTACGAGAAGCTGATGGTATTATCCTATCGCGTGGTAATTTGGGCATTGATCTTCCACCAGAGAAG GTGTTCTTGTTTCAAAAATCTGCCCTATACAAGTGTAATATGGCTGGAAAACCTGCTGTACTTACACGTGTTGTGGATAGTATGACTGACAACTTAAGACCCACTCGTGCTGAAGCCACTGATGTTGCCAATGCTGTTTTGGATG GCAGTGATGCAATACTTCTGGGTGCTGAGACCCTGCGTGGGTTGTACCCTATTGAGACTATTTCCACTGTTGGCAGAATTTGTTCAGAG GCTGAGAAGGTTTTCAATCAAGACCTTTATTTTAAGAAGACAGTCAAGTATGTTGGGGAACCCATGACCCACTTGGAATCTATTGCCTCCTCTGCG GTGCGAGCAGCGATTAAGGTTAAGGCCTCTGTAATAATTTGCTTCACTTCATCTGGAAGGGCCGCAAG ATTGATTGCAAAGTATAGGCCAACAATGCCAGTTCTCTCTGTTGTGATCCCCCGACTCAAGACAAATCAGCTGAAGTGGAGCTTTAGTGGTGCCTTTGAG GCAAGGCAATCACTCATTGTAAGAGGTCTCTTTCCCATGCTTGCTGATCCTCGACATCCT GCCGAGTCAACGAGTGCAACAAACGAGTCGATTCTTAAGGTTGCCCTTGACCATGGAAAAGCAATGGGAATTATAAAGTCGCATGATAGAGTTGTTGTTTGCCAGAAACTTGGTGATGCTTCTGTTGTTAAGATTATTGAGCTTGAAGACTAA
- the LOC112759086 gene encoding large ribosomal subunit protein eL24 — protein sequence MVLKTELCRFSGQKIYPGKGIRFVRGDSQVFLFANSKCKRYFHNRLKPSKLTWTAMYRKQHKKDIAQEAVKKKRRATKRPYSRSIVGATLEVIQKRRTEKPEVRDAAREAALREIKERIKKTKDEKKAKKAETTAKSQKSQGKANVSKGAQPKGPKLGGGGGKR from the exons ATGGTGCTCAA GACCGAACTTTGCCGTTTCAGCGGCCAGAAGATCTACCCTGGCAAAGGCATCAGATTCGTCCGTGGTGATTCACAG GTCTTTCTGTTTGCCAATTCCAAGTGCAAGAGGTACTTCCACAACAGATTGAAGCCGTCGAAGCTTACATGGACAGCCATGTATAGGAAGCAACATAAGAAG GACATTGCTCAAGAAGCTGTGAAGAAGAAGCGTCGTGCCACCAAGAGGCCTTACTCCAGGTCCATTGTTGGTGCCACTTTGGAAGTTATCCAGAAAAGGAGGACTGAGAAGCCGGAGGTTCGAGATGCTGCTAGAGAAGCTGCTCTTCG TGAAATCAAAGAGAGGATCAAGAAAACAAAGGATGAGAAGAAGGCAAAGAAGGCAGAAACTACGGCAAAGTCCCAAAAGTCCCAAGGCAAAGCTAATGTTTCCAAGGGTGCTCAACCTAAAGGCCCTAAGCTCGGCGGTGGTGGCGGCAAGCGCTGA
- the LOC112759055 gene encoding F-box protein PP2-A15-like — MGASLSNLGTNGSMIGPGLGDIPEGCVARVFLHLSPPEICNLARLNRAFRGAASADSVWQSKLPSNYHDLLDLVPPERYKNLSKKDIFALLSRPVPFDDGNKEVWLDRVTGRVCMAISAKAMAITGIDDRRYWNWIPTEESRFQIVAYLQQIWWFEVDGEVKFPFPPDIYTLSFRLHLGRFSKRLGRRVSNYEHTHGWDIKPVKFELSTSDGQHASGEFCLDETELDDGYGNHKRGYWVDYKVGEFIVSGSEPKTEVRFSMKQIDCTHSKGGLCVDSVFIIPSDLRERKRRGILK, encoded by the exons ATGGGGGCATCGCTATCGAACCTCGGTACGAACGGTTCGATGATCGGTCCAGGCCTCGGCGACATACCGGAGGGTTGCGTGGCGCGCGTGTTCCTCCACCTGTCGCCGCCGGAGATCTGCAACCTTGCACGACTCAACCGCGCATTTCGCGGCGCCGCCTCCGCCGATTCCGTTTGGCAGTCCAAGCTTCCATCTAACTATCACGATCTTCTCGATCTCGTGCCTCCCGAGAGGTACAAGAATCTCTCAAAAAAGGACATTTTTGCCCTCTTATCTCGCCCCGTGCCATTCGACGACGGCAATAAG GAAGTGTGGCTCGACAGGGTGACAGGAAGGGTTTGCATGGCAATTTCGGCAAAGGCAATGGCAATTACTGGAATTGACGACCGGAGATACTGGAATTGGATTCCTACCGAAGAATCTAG GTTCCAAATTGTAGCATATTTGCAGCAAATATGGTGGTTCGAAGTGGACGGGGAGGTAAAGTTTCCATTTCCTCCTGATATATACACACTCTCCTTTCGACTTCACCTTGGACGGTTTTCTAAAAGGCTCGGGCGGCGTGTAAGCAATTACGAACACACTCATGGTTGGGATATAAAACCTGTGAAATTCGAGTTATCCACTTCAGATGGTCAACACGCATCAGGCGAGTTCTGCTTGGACGAAACCGAGCTCGACGATGGATACGGCAACCATAAGCGTGGATACTGGGTAGATTACAAGGTGGGGGAGTTCATAGTCAGTGGATCAGAGCCTAAGACTGAGGTTAGATTCTCCATGAAACAAATTGATTGTACACATTCCAAAGGTGGCCTTTGTGTAGATTCTGTATTTATTATACCTAGTGATTTGAGAGAGCGTAAGAGAAGAGGCATTTTGAAATAG
- the LOC112759065 gene encoding putative homeobox-leucine zipper protein ATHB-51 isoform X1, whose protein sequence is MDWNNNGSTRSFVPRPDSSFSFLYNYTYTNPYPGIEMKQGGSSAMVEGPSSSATLSMEKMNNNNNNLMMEKKKRLTNEQLESLERSFQKEIKLDPDRKMKLSKELGLQPRQIAVWFQNRRARWKAKQLEHLYDSLKQEFDLISKEKQKLQQEVMKLKGILRDHQGCRTTQISNYTEISGGGGGGGDETTVESTSEALRCSNTNKSSSISRATASIVHNHNNNNNNNGNCSFTVEDYNTTVPPTVLPYWPAVPYYP, encoded by the exons ATGGATTGGAATAATAATGGCAGCACTAGATCCTTTGTTCCTCGACCTGATTCTTCTTTCAGCTTCCTCTACAACTATACCTACACCAACCCTTACCCag GAATAGAAATGAAACAAGGAGGATCATCAGCAATGGTGGAGGGTCCATCATCATCAGCAACATTATCAATGGAGAAaatgaacaacaacaacaacaacttaatgatggagaagaaaaagaggctAACAAATGAACAGCTGGAGTCACTAGAAAGAAGCTTCCAGAAGGAAATAAAGTTGGATCCTGATCGGAAGATGAAGCTATCAAAGGAATTAGGGCTTCAACCTCGCCAAATTGCTGTGTGGTTCCAAAATAGACGTGCAAGGTGGAAGGCTAAGCAACTTGAGCATTTGTATGATTCTCTCAAACAAGAGTTTGATCTCATTTCCAAGGAGAAACAAAAGCTTCAACAAGAG GTAATGAAATTGAAGGGAATACTGAGAGATCATCAAGGTTGTAGAACTACTCAGATATCAAATTACACTGAAATCTCTggcggaggtggtggtggtggtgatgagaCTACTGTAGAAAGCACTTCTGAGGCCCTACGCTGTTCCAACACCAACAAATCATCATCAATTTCAAGAGCTACTGCTTCCATTGttcataatcataataataataataataataatggaaattGCTCTTTCACTGTTGAAGACTACAACACTACAGTTCCACCAACAGTTCTTCCCTATTGGCCTGCTGTTCCTTATTACccttaa
- the LOC112759065 gene encoding putative homeobox-leucine zipper protein ATHB-51 isoform X3 — protein sequence MDWNNNGSTRSFVPRPDSSFSFLYNYTYTNPYPGGSSAMVEGPSSSATLSMEKMNNNNNNLMMEKKKRLTNEQLESLERSFQKEIKLDPDRKMKLSKELGLQPRQIAVWFQNRRARWKAKQLEHLYDSLKQEFDLISKEKQKLQQEVMKLKGILRDHQGCRTTQISNYTEISGGGGGGGDETTVESTSEALRCSNTNKSSSISRATASIVHNHNNNNNNNGNCSFTVEDYNTTVPPTVLPYWPAVPYYP from the exons ATGGATTGGAATAATAATGGCAGCACTAGATCCTTTGTTCCTCGACCTGATTCTTCTTTCAGCTTCCTCTACAACTATACCTACACCAACCCTTACCCag GAGGATCATCAGCAATGGTGGAGGGTCCATCATCATCAGCAACATTATCAATGGAGAAaatgaacaacaacaacaacaacttaatgatggagaagaaaaagaggctAACAAATGAACAGCTGGAGTCACTAGAAAGAAGCTTCCAGAAGGAAATAAAGTTGGATCCTGATCGGAAGATGAAGCTATCAAAGGAATTAGGGCTTCAACCTCGCCAAATTGCTGTGTGGTTCCAAAATAGACGTGCAAGGTGGAAGGCTAAGCAACTTGAGCATTTGTATGATTCTCTCAAACAAGAGTTTGATCTCATTTCCAAGGAGAAACAAAAGCTTCAACAAGAG GTAATGAAATTGAAGGGAATACTGAGAGATCATCAAGGTTGTAGAACTACTCAGATATCAAATTACACTGAAATCTCTggcggaggtggtggtggtggtgatgagaCTACTGTAGAAAGCACTTCTGAGGCCCTACGCTGTTCCAACACCAACAAATCATCATCAATTTCAAGAGCTACTGCTTCCATTGttcataatcataataataataataataataatggaaattGCTCTTTCACTGTTGAAGACTACAACACTACAGTTCCACCAACAGTTCTTCCCTATTGGCCTGCTGTTCCTTATTACccttaa
- the LOC112759065 gene encoding putative homeobox-leucine zipper protein ATHB-51 isoform X4, with protein sequence MDWNNNGSTRSFVPRPDSSFSFLYNYTYTNPYPAMVEGPSSSATLSMEKMNNNNNNLMMEKKKRLTNEQLESLERSFQKEIKLDPDRKMKLSKELGLQPRQIAVWFQNRRARWKAKQLEHLYDSLKQEFDLISKEKQKLQQEVMKLKGILRDHQGCRTTQISNYTEISGGGGGGGDETTVESTSEALRCSNTNKSSSISRATASIVHNHNNNNNNNGNCSFTVEDYNTTVPPTVLPYWPAVPYYP encoded by the exons ATGGATTGGAATAATAATGGCAGCACTAGATCCTTTGTTCCTCGACCTGATTCTTCTTTCAGCTTCCTCTACAACTATACCTACACCAACCCTTACCCag CAATGGTGGAGGGTCCATCATCATCAGCAACATTATCAATGGAGAAaatgaacaacaacaacaacaacttaatgatggagaagaaaaagaggctAACAAATGAACAGCTGGAGTCACTAGAAAGAAGCTTCCAGAAGGAAATAAAGTTGGATCCTGATCGGAAGATGAAGCTATCAAAGGAATTAGGGCTTCAACCTCGCCAAATTGCTGTGTGGTTCCAAAATAGACGTGCAAGGTGGAAGGCTAAGCAACTTGAGCATTTGTATGATTCTCTCAAACAAGAGTTTGATCTCATTTCCAAGGAGAAACAAAAGCTTCAACAAGAG GTAATGAAATTGAAGGGAATACTGAGAGATCATCAAGGTTGTAGAACTACTCAGATATCAAATTACACTGAAATCTCTggcggaggtggtggtggtggtgatgagaCTACTGTAGAAAGCACTTCTGAGGCCCTACGCTGTTCCAACACCAACAAATCATCATCAATTTCAAGAGCTACTGCTTCCATTGttcataatcataataataataataataataatggaaattGCTCTTTCACTGTTGAAGACTACAACACTACAGTTCCACCAACAGTTCTTCCCTATTGGCCTGCTGTTCCTTATTACccttaa